A window from Rhineura floridana isolate rRhiFlo1 chromosome 17, rRhiFlo1.hap2, whole genome shotgun sequence encodes these proteins:
- the MPG gene encoding DNA-3-methyladenine glycosylase, with the protein MPGRRQKRLLREAPALGGVVGRRPLQEASCSSPRRSSEAFYSARDGPPPLRLGAAYFDQPCTRLARALLGQVLVRKLPDGKELRGRIVETEAYLGGDDSASHSRGGRQTARNTAMFMMPGTLYVYQIYGIYFCMNVSSQGEGAAVLLRSLEPLQGLDAMRELRLAQRKGVTRPPKDWQLCNGPSKLCQALAIDKSFDQQDLASHPTVWLESSPGLPREEALICAPRVGISGEWAQKPLRFYILGNKCVSIRDKVAEGPAGAGLLHVPAEASSC; encoded by the exons ATGCCAGGGAGGCGGCAGAAGCGGCTTCTCCGCGAGGCGCCGGCGCTTGGCGGGGTCGTGGGCCGCCGGCCTCTGCAAGaggcctcctgctcctccccGCGCAGAAGCAGCGAGGCCTTCTACTCGGCTCGGGACGGCCCGCCACCGCTCCGCCTGGGCGCGGCGTATTTCGACCAGCCGTGCACCCGGCTGGCCAGAGCCTTGCTGGGGCAG GTTCTGGTTCGGAAGCTCCCAGATGGGAAAGAGCTCAGAGGACGGATTGTGGAAACAGAGGCCTATTTGGGAGGAGATGACTCAGCTTCCCATTCAAGGGGTGGGCGGCAGACTGCAAGGAACACAGCCATGTTCATGATGCCAGGCACTCTGTATGTGTACCAGATCTACGGGATCTACTTCTGCATGAATGTCTCCAGCCAAG GTGAGGGGGCTGCCGTCCTCTTGCGGTCACTGGAGCCTTTGCAGGGCCTTGACGCAATGAGAGAGCTGCGCCTTGCTCAGCGGAAAGGGGTGACCCGACCCCCCAAAGACTGGCAACTGTGCAACGGGCCCTCCAAACTCTGCCAGGCCCTTGCGATCGACAAGAGTTTTGACCAGCAGGATCTGGCCAGCCACCCCACTGTGTGGCTGGAGTCCAGCCCAGGCCTGCCCAGGGAGGAAGCTCTCATTTGTGCCCCCCGCGTTGGGATCAGTGGCGAGTGGGCCCAGAAGCCTTTGCGCTTCTACATCCTGGGCAACAAGTGCGTGAGCATCAGGGATAAGGTGGCAGAGGGGCCAGCAGGAGCCGGCCTACTGCACGTGCCTGCTGAGGCCTCTTCCTGCTGA